One genomic segment of Pseudonocardia sp. T1-2H includes these proteins:
- a CDS encoding universal stress protein — MTEPPPPTLPPASGPSPDHTSDTIESTSHRIRRTAEPATPPEVHLVLGYDRSDFSEAALPVAADLARRLRAHLHVVHGIDLSDYPIDPDSADWEAQAQHALDTQQQRVADALADRALGWSYHAWRGDPVELLAAVAEETDALMIIVGSRGEGLGSVFDRILKRSVSHGLIAHQRRPVLVVPDPAREKPTTAEPRAT, encoded by the coding sequence GTGACCGAACCACCGCCCCCGACCCTGCCACCGGCGAGCGGCCCGTCCCCTGACCACACCTCGGACACCATCGAAAGCACCTCGCACAGGATCCGTCGCACGGCCGAACCGGCGACCCCGCCAGAGGTTCATCTCGTTCTGGGGTATGACCGCTCCGACTTCAGCGAAGCCGCCCTCCCGGTAGCAGCGGACCTGGCCCGGCGACTGCGCGCGCATCTGCATGTGGTGCACGGGATCGACCTGTCCGACTACCCGATCGACCCCGACAGCGCGGACTGGGAGGCCCAGGCCCAGCACGCCCTCGACACCCAGCAACAGCGGGTAGCCGATGCCCTCGCCGACCGCGCTCTGGGCTGGAGCTATCACGCCTGGCGCGGTGACCCGGTCGAGCTGCTCGCCGCGGTGGCCGAGGAAACGGACGCGCTGATGATCATCGTGGGGTCGCGTGGGGAAGGCCTCGGCTCGGTCTTCGATCGCATCCTGAAGCGATCGGTGTCCCACGGCCTGATCGCCCACCAGCGCCGACCTGTCCTTGTCGTGCCCGATCCCGCGCGCGAGAAGCCGACCACGGCGGAGCCCCGGGCGACATGA
- a CDS encoding fluoride efflux transporter FluC yields MSVLFVAAGAAVGAPLRFLTDRALQRMFPGRFPWGTFVVNVVGSFVLGLVTATAGPSVSAIMGTGFCGALTTYSTFSYETVGLIEGRNRLVGVTNVVASVLVGIAAATAGLVIGTGI; encoded by the coding sequence GTGAGCGTGCTGTTCGTGGCGGCCGGGGCGGCGGTCGGAGCGCCACTGCGTTTCCTCACCGACCGGGCCCTGCAACGGATGTTCCCAGGCCGCTTCCCCTGGGGCACGTTCGTGGTCAACGTGGTTGGCTCGTTCGTCCTCGGGCTGGTCACCGCAACCGCCGGCCCGTCGGTCTCGGCGATCATGGGGACCGGCTTCTGTGGGGCGCTGACCACCTACAGCACCTTCAGCTACGAGACGGTGGGGCTCATCGAAGGCCGCAACCGCCTCGTCGGCGTCACCAACGTGGTGGCCAGCGTCCTCGTCGGGATCGCCGCCGCCACGGCCGGCCTGGTCATCGGCACCGGAATCTGA
- a CDS encoding fluoride efflux transporter FluC, with translation MKFPGDSSPSDRSDGGHASNVDPDLQSDRPGPRWREPRLISSVAAVAAGGVLGAETRYGLGSALPHGPAQWPWSTLLINTSGCVAIGVLMVVITELIQAHPLARPFLGVGFLGGYTTFSTYTVDVLTLARAGRTPLALGYLVATPVIAIVAAAVGATLTRALAAAARSRHRGGATSGPAADGATTAKGTAARDHEAER, from the coding sequence ATGAAGTTCCCCGGCGACTCCTCGCCGTCCGATCGGTCAGACGGGGGGCATGCTTCCAACGTTGACCCCGACCTCCAATCCGACCGCCCGGGGCCGCGGTGGCGTGAGCCGCGGCTGATCAGTTCGGTCGCGGCGGTCGCTGCGGGCGGCGTGCTGGGTGCCGAGACCCGGTATGGGCTCGGATCGGCACTGCCGCATGGCCCCGCGCAGTGGCCCTGGTCCACCCTGCTGATCAACACCAGCGGCTGTGTGGCGATCGGCGTGCTGATGGTGGTGATCACCGAACTGATCCAGGCGCATCCGCTGGCCCGCCCGTTCCTCGGTGTGGGATTCCTCGGCGGCTACACCACCTTCTCCACCTACACCGTCGACGTCCTCACCCTGGCCCGCGCCGGCCGCACACCCCTGGCGCTCGGCTATCTGGTCGCCACGCCGGTGATCGCGATCGTCGCTGCTGCGGTGGGGGCCACCCTCACCCGGGCCCTCGCCGCCGCCGCGCGGTCGCGTCACCGTGGGGGGGCCACAAGCGGGCCCGCCGCCGACGGTGCCACCACCGCGAAGGGCACGGCCGCGCGCGACCACGAGGCGGAGCGGTGA
- a CDS encoding DUF3040 domain-containing protein encodes MKLTRRQRRELAALGQQLAQDDPGLAEQLSRPGLRRARTHVGVVIGRVMFVLGLLMVLGGDLLSASTAVTLGAIVLLTCWVPWQYGSDSARR; translated from the coding sequence ATGAAGCTGACGCGTAGACAGCGTCGTGAGTTGGCCGCGCTGGGGCAGCAGCTCGCGCAGGACGACCCGGGCCTCGCCGAGCAGCTGTCCCGACCAGGTCTGCGCCGTGCGCGAACCCATGTCGGGGTGGTGATCGGCAGGGTGATGTTCGTGCTGGGCCTGCTGATGGTGCTCGGCGGGGACCTGCTCTCGGCATCAACGGCGGTCACACTGGGCGCGATCGTGCTGTTGACCTGCTGGGTGCCGTGGCAGTACGGCTCGGACTCGGCACGACGATGA
- the fmdA gene encoding formamidase, whose amino-acid sequence MPEVVFPLDNTKKFTEQQIVGHNRWHPDVPAQVQVKPGDAFRVECREWFDGAIHNDDSAEDVLNAPLPSVHVLSGPLEVQGAQPGDLLMVDILDVGPVPQEDSGPLAGQGWGYTGIFAKQNGGGFLTDQFPDAYKVIWDFRGGVATSRHIPGVSFTGIVHPGLMGTAPSAELLAKWNAREQELIDTDPERVPPLALPPLPDSAVLGNLSGDEFDRVAREAARTAPPRENGGNQDIKNFTKGTRVFYPVFVDGAKLSMGDLHFSQGDGEITFCGAIEMGGFIDLGVDLIKGGMETYGVSENAIFMPGNTPPQYSEWLAFSGTSVTLEGKQHYLDAQLSYQRACLHAIDYLTKFGYSPEQAYMILGAAPIEGRLSGVVDIPNSCSTVYIPTAIFDFDVRPGKAGPHQIDPGQGVPKASF is encoded by the coding sequence ATGCCCGAGGTTGTGTTCCCGCTCGACAACACCAAGAAGTTCACCGAACAGCAGATCGTCGGCCACAACCGGTGGCACCCCGACGTCCCGGCGCAGGTGCAGGTCAAGCCGGGGGACGCCTTCCGAGTGGAATGCCGGGAGTGGTTCGACGGCGCGATCCATAACGACGACTCGGCCGAGGACGTGCTGAACGCCCCGTTGCCCAGCGTGCACGTGCTCAGCGGGCCGCTCGAGGTACAGGGCGCGCAGCCCGGGGACCTGCTGATGGTCGACATCCTCGACGTCGGCCCGGTCCCCCAGGAGGACTCCGGCCCGCTGGCCGGGCAGGGCTGGGGGTACACCGGCATCTTCGCCAAGCAGAACGGAGGCGGGTTCCTCACCGACCAGTTCCCCGACGCCTACAAGGTGATCTGGGACTTCCGCGGCGGTGTGGCGACCTCGCGGCACATCCCCGGGGTGTCCTTCACCGGCATCGTCCACCCCGGCCTGATGGGCACCGCACCCTCGGCGGAGCTGCTGGCGAAGTGGAATGCTCGCGAGCAGGAACTCATCGACACCGACCCGGAGCGCGTGCCGCCGCTGGCCCTGCCACCGCTGCCCGACTCGGCCGTCCTGGGCAACCTGTCCGGGGACGAGTTCGACCGGGTAGCCCGGGAGGCCGCGCGCACCGCCCCGCCCCGGGAGAACGGCGGAAATCAGGACATCAAGAACTTCACGAAGGGGACCCGGGTGTTCTACCCGGTCTTCGTCGACGGCGCGAAGCTGTCGATGGGTGATCTGCACTTCTCCCAGGGCGACGGCGAGATCACGTTCTGCGGGGCGATCGAGATGGGCGGGTTCATCGATCTCGGCGTCGATCTGATCAAGGGCGGGATGGAGACCTATGGCGTCTCCGAGAACGCGATCTTCATGCCGGGCAACACACCCCCGCAGTACAGCGAATGGCTGGCCTTCTCCGGCACGTCGGTGACCCTGGAGGGCAAGCAGCACTATCTCGACGCCCAGCTTTCCTACCAGCGGGCCTGCCTGCATGCTATCGACTACCTGACCAAGTTCGGCTACAGCCCGGAGCAGGCCTACATGATCCTGGGCGCGGCACCGATCGAAGGTCGCCTCTCGGGTGTGGTGGACATCCCGAACTCGTGCTCAACGGTCTACATCCCCACCGCGATCTTCGACTTCGACGTCCGCCCGGGCAAGGCCGGTCCGCACCAGATCGACCCAGGCCAGGGCGTGCCCAAGGCCAGCTTCTGA
- the ctaD gene encoding aa3-type cytochrome oxidase subunit I — MSTTVPRRPSTVPFPYPVRRAAKGSRLLKMIGTTDPKQIGILYLVTAVGFFMAGGLMALLMRAELARPGQQFLSAEQYNQLFTMHGTIMLLLYATPILFGFANYIVPLQIGAPDVAFPRLNALSYWLFLFGGLIVLAGFVTAGGAPDFGWTAYIPLSGPIRQPGPGGDLWFMGLAIAGLGTILGAVNFITTIVCLRAPGMVMFRMPIFCWNIFVTGILILIAFPVLTAALLVNEVDRHLGAHAFDPANGGAILWQHLFWFFGHPEVYIVALPFFGIVTEIIPVFSRKPLFGYKGMVFATIAIGFLSAAVWAHHMFATGAVLLAFFSFTTFLIAIPTGVKFVNWIGTMWRGKLTFETPMLFSVGFLATFLLGGLTGVLLASPPLDFHVTDTYFVVAHFHYVLFGTIVFATYAGIYFWFPKMTGRMLDETLGKIHFWTTFIGFHLTFLVQHWLGNEGMPRRYVDYLPTDGFTTLNMISSIGAFLLGASILPFIWNVFKSYRYGRVVTVDDPWGYGNSLEWATSCPPPRHNFTELPRIRSERPAFELHYPHYVERMRAEAHVGHAPAPSEIAAHHVGREEMPDDDPRSR; from the coding sequence GTGAGCACGACCGTACCGAGGCGGCCCAGCACGGTCCCGTTCCCGTATCCAGTCCGGCGGGCGGCCAAGGGGTCCCGGCTGCTGAAGATGATCGGGACTACCGACCCGAAACAGATCGGCATCTTGTATCTGGTCACCGCGGTCGGGTTCTTCATGGCCGGCGGGCTGATGGCGCTGCTGATGCGGGCCGAGCTGGCACGTCCGGGGCAGCAGTTCCTGTCCGCCGAGCAGTACAACCAGCTGTTCACCATGCATGGCACGATCATGCTGCTGCTCTACGCGACGCCGATCCTGTTCGGCTTCGCCAACTACATCGTGCCGCTGCAGATCGGCGCCCCCGACGTGGCGTTCCCCCGGCTCAACGCGCTGTCCTACTGGCTGTTCCTGTTCGGCGGGCTGATCGTGCTCGCCGGGTTCGTCACCGCCGGTGGGGCACCGGACTTCGGCTGGACCGCCTACATCCCGCTGTCCGGCCCGATCCGCCAGCCAGGTCCCGGCGGCGACCTATGGTTCATGGGGTTGGCGATCGCCGGGCTGGGCACCATCCTGGGCGCGGTCAACTTCATCACCACGATCGTCTGCCTGCGCGCCCCGGGGATGGTCATGTTCCGGATGCCGATCTTCTGCTGGAACATCTTCGTCACCGGGATCCTGATCCTGATCGCGTTCCCGGTACTCACCGCCGCACTGCTGGTGAACGAGGTTGACCGGCACCTGGGCGCGCACGCGTTCGATCCGGCCAACGGCGGGGCGATCCTGTGGCAGCACCTGTTCTGGTTCTTCGGCCACCCCGAGGTCTACATCGTCGCGCTACCGTTCTTCGGCATCGTCACCGAGATCATCCCGGTGTTCAGCCGCAAACCCCTGTTCGGCTACAAGGGCATGGTGTTTGCCACGATCGCGATCGGATTCCTCTCCGCCGCGGTGTGGGCGCACCACATGTTCGCCACCGGCGCGGTCCTGCTGGCGTTCTTCTCCTTCACCACGTTCCTCATCGCGATCCCGACGGGCGTCAAGTTCGTCAACTGGATCGGCACCATGTGGCGCGGCAAGCTCACGTTCGAGACGCCGATGCTGTTCTCGGTCGGCTTCCTGGCCACGTTCCTGCTCGGCGGCCTGACCGGGGTGCTTCTAGCTTCCCCACCACTGGACTTCCACGTCACCGACACCTACTTCGTGGTCGCGCACTTCCACTACGTGCTCTTCGGCACGATCGTGTTCGCGACCTACGCCGGCATCTACTTCTGGTTCCCGAAGATGACCGGCCGGATGCTCGACGAGACCCTCGGCAAGATTCACTTCTGGACCACGTTCATCGGGTTCCACCTGACGTTCCTGGTGCAGCACTGGCTGGGCAACGAGGGCATGCCGCGCCGCTACGTAGACTACCTGCCCACCGACGGGTTCACCACGCTGAACATGATCTCCTCGATCGGCGCGTTCCTGCTCGGCGCGTCGATCCTGCCGTTCATCTGGAACGTGTTCAAGAGCTACCGCTACGGCCGGGTGGTCACCGTGGACGACCCGTGGGGTTACGGCAACTCCCTGGAGTGGGCCACCTCGTGTCCGCCGCCGCGGCACAACTTCACCGAGCTGCCCCGGATCCGCTCCGAGCGCCCTGCGTTCGAACTGCACTACCCGCACTACGTCGAACGGATGCGCGCCGAGGCCCACGTTGGCCACGCCCCGGCGCCCTCCGAGATCGCCGCCCACCACGTCGGCCGGGAGGAGATGCCCGACGACGACCCGCGCTCCCGGTGA
- a CDS encoding cytochrome c oxidase assembly protein yields MVTVVAVASSPLPPLSVMRTLTAWRFAPGVVAVAGGLLGGYGAGVRRWQASGKGPWPRSRTWCFGLGVLVLLLVGCSFVGVYDDMLFWVRAVQNIVLLMVVPMFLAVGAPLTLLASAVSPSVRTRLSRVLHSRPAVLVTLPLVVTVVLVVPILVLYTCPIYEATLRDPVVSGVAGTALVVAGFVYFWTRFRIDPTPRPGSHLVTLAITIVEVVGDAVLGVVVWLGPLIAAGFYTALNRQWGPDLRTDQLLGAGVLWVGGDVVGLPFIGIVLARMVREDEEHARIVDAVLDRGDAGSAGAEEVPGAGAAAEPGSAAGRLWWEDDPQLADRFRHPR; encoded by the coding sequence ATGGTCACCGTTGTCGCGGTCGCGAGCTCACCCCTCCCGCCGCTGTCCGTGATGCGCACGTTGACCGCGTGGCGGTTCGCGCCGGGCGTCGTCGCCGTGGCCGGCGGCCTGCTCGGTGGCTACGGCGCGGGGGTCCGGCGCTGGCAGGCGAGTGGGAAAGGGCCGTGGCCGCGGTCGAGGACCTGGTGCTTCGGGCTCGGTGTGCTGGTTCTGCTGCTGGTCGGCTGTTCCTTCGTGGGGGTCTACGACGACATGCTGTTCTGGGTCCGCGCGGTGCAGAACATCGTGTTGTTGATGGTCGTCCCGATGTTTCTGGCGGTGGGTGCACCGCTCACGCTGTTGGCCTCCGCGGTGTCGCCATCGGTGCGGACGCGGCTGTCGCGGGTTCTGCACTCCCGTCCGGCGGTGTTGGTGACGTTGCCGCTGGTGGTCACGGTCGTGCTGGTCGTGCCCATCCTGGTGCTGTACACGTGCCCGATCTACGAGGCCACGTTGCGTGACCCGGTGGTGTCCGGGGTGGCGGGGACCGCGCTCGTGGTGGCGGGTTTCGTCTATTTCTGGACGCGGTTCCGGATCGATCCGACCCCGCGGCCGGGATCGCACCTGGTGACGCTGGCGATCACGATCGTCGAGGTCGTCGGGGACGCCGTACTGGGGGTCGTCGTATGGCTGGGCCCGCTGATCGCTGCGGGCTTCTACACCGCTCTGAACCGCCAGTGGGGGCCCGATCTACGGACCGACCAGCTGCTCGGGGCCGGGGTGCTGTGGGTCGGTGGTGACGTCGTCGGGCTGCCGTTCATCGGCATCGTCCTGGCGCGGATGGTGCGTGAGGACGAGGAACACGCCCGCATCGTCGACGCCGTGCTCGACCGCGGAGACGCCGGTTCCGCCGGGGCAGAGGAAGTGCCGGGCGCCGGTGCGGCAGCGGAGCCTGGTTCAGCGGCCGGGCGATTGTGGTGGGAGGACGACCCGCAGCTCGCCGATCGCTTCCGGCATCCGCGCTGA
- a CDS encoding M4 family metallopeptidase, translating into MGCSLVRFQRDSIDGAGQQLLGIVHFGRNYDNAFYDGAGHMFFGDGDGRILTRTTAGIDVIAHELTHGVTQNTANLVYSGQSGALNESVSDCFGIMAKQMELGQSATQSDWLIGADIVGDLLKPALRSMKAPGTAHMGDDQPADMDSYVPSGDGHTNSGIPNRAFYLVASSLGGNS; encoded by the coding sequence ATGGGCTGCAGCCTTGTTCGTTTCCAACGCGACTCGATCGACGGCGCCGGTCAGCAGCTGCTCGGCATAGTCCACTTCGGCAGGAACTACGACAACGCGTTCTACGACGGCGCCGGGCACATGTTCTTCGGCGACGGCGACGGCCGCATCCTGACCCGGACCACCGCTGGCATTGATGTGATCGCGCACGAGCTCACCCACGGGGTGACGCAGAACACCGCGAACCTCGTGTACTCCGGGCAATCGGGGGCACTCAACGAGTCGGTCTCTGACTGCTTCGGGATCATGGCCAAGCAGATGGAGCTCGGCCAGAGCGCGACGCAGTCGGACTGGTTGATCGGCGCGGACATCGTTGGTGATCTGCTCAAGCCCGCCTTGCGTTCGATGAAGGCTCCGGGCACGGCACATATGGGCGACGACCAGCCAGCGGACATGGACAGCTATGTGCCCTCCGGCGACGGGCACACCAACTCCGGCATTCCCAACCGAGCTTTCTACCTGGTGGCCTCGTCACTCGGGGGCAACTCGTGA
- a CDS encoding protealysin inhibitor emfourin — MPHYAGELDALPWGRTVPPAVRPDQFYYEVTIEQDGARRSAVLSDDEVPPALRPLLERLPEVGEIPPPSG, encoded by the coding sequence GTGCCGCACTACGCGGGTGAGCTCGACGCATTGCCCTGGGGACGCACGGTGCCGCCCGCGGTCCGTCCTGATCAGTTCTACTACGAGGTGACCATCGAGCAGGATGGGGCGCGTCGCTCCGCTGTTCTGTCTGACGATGAGGTTCCGCCCGCTCTGCGACCCCTCCTCGAGCGACTCCCGGAGGTCGGTGAGATCCCGCCGCCCTCCGGTTGA
- a CDS encoding holin produces the protein MGKCAIVRTARGWWPVVLSAYLKTGGTHSRLGGGLRRELWCFARSLFTRNGLLSALWASALSTAGMAVLLSLLTSLVSEPIGQRQTPSVAAGACVEPWGTGVSACSRHSYSSRGSIQTGSRARRRLTPSACSASGRSSSVWICWGRGPTCSALSEKVSSFTPVAEQGRDG, from the coding sequence ATGGGAAAATGCGCAATTGTACGTACGGCCCGGGGCTGGTGGCCGGTGGTGCTGTCCGCCTACCTGAAGACCGGGGGAACGCACTCACGTCTCGGGGGTGGGCTCCGTCGGGAACTCTGGTGTTTCGCCCGATCCTTGTTCACAAGAAACGGGCTGTTGAGCGCCCTATGGGCGTCGGCGCTGTCGACGGCGGGGATGGCGGTCCTGCTGTCGCTGCTGACCTCACTGGTCTCGGAGCCGATCGGCCAACGGCAGACGCCGAGCGTGGCAGCGGGAGCCTGCGTCGAACCGTGGGGAACGGGAGTATCGGCCTGTTCGCGACACAGTTATTCATCCAGAGGTTCGATCCAGACCGGGAGCCGAGCCCGGCGGCGATTGACGCCTTCCGCCTGTTCGGCATCCGGACGATCCTCATCGGTCTGGATTTGTTGGGGGAGGGGCCCCACGTGCAGCGCGCTGTCCGAGAAGGTGTCCTCATTCACGCCAGTTGCTGAGCAAGGACGCGATGGCTGA
- a CDS encoding patatin-like phospholipase family protein encodes MKRTIQTAIVLQGGGALGAYEYGVLKALYEQRPGFRPVAVAGISIGAITAAVLGGAKGNPLDALDTLWRKKLTVPPVPAPWLPSPIAQRLAALGNPGMYKLRPGLFTPAPWLLTSIYDTAPLRRTLADLVDPARLNDDATRVIVGAINVGTGEMEYFDRDQPGGLTFEHVAASGSLPPGFPMTCINGNHYWDGGLFSNTPLSPAIDVLEEAAGGDRSVERESSSSSCFR; translated from the coding sequence GTGAAGCGCACCATCCAGACCGCGATCGTCCTGCAGGGGGGCGGCGCGTTGGGCGCCTACGAGTACGGCGTCCTCAAGGCCCTCTATGAGCAGCGACCCGGCTTCCGCCCGGTAGCGGTGGCGGGGATCTCCATCGGCGCAATCACCGCAGCGGTGCTCGGGGGCGCGAAGGGCAACCCGCTAGACGCCCTGGACACGCTCTGGCGGAAGAAGCTCACCGTGCCACCGGTGCCCGCACCCTGGCTCCCGTCTCCGATCGCGCAACGGCTCGCCGCCCTCGGCAACCCCGGCATGTACAAGCTGCGGCCCGGGCTGTTCACGCCGGCGCCGTGGCTGCTCACGAGCATCTACGACACCGCGCCCTTGCGCCGCACACTCGCCGACCTCGTGGATCCGGCACGCCTGAACGACGACGCGACACGCGTGATCGTCGGAGCGATCAACGTGGGCACGGGCGAAATGGAGTACTTCGACCGGGACCAGCCAGGCGGCCTCACCTTCGAGCACGTGGCCGCCAGCGGCAGCCTGCCCCCGGGTTTTCCGATGACGTGCATCAACGGCAACCACTACTGGGACGGCGGCCTGTTCTCCAACACGCCGCTAAGCCCGGCGATCGACGTCCTGGAGGAGGCGGCAGGCGGTGACCGCTCCGTCGAGCGGGAGTCGTCGTCGTCGAGCTGTTTCCGATGA
- a CDS encoding DUF3734 domain-containing protein yields MKAPIPHTFPEVLQRMLQLQYTSRLTLDSDFFDQMSHVVDLIAQVEDELPTDSTIHTDPLFTKLRDHRKINHLNVVTSSLPRRLSDATDFSPSSIQKRIEAGYQDAIEQGIGDVDAPGLRSGVTSAAAERVGGPA; encoded by the coding sequence ATGAAGGCACCGATCCCGCACACCTTCCCCGAGGTGCTGCAGCGGATGCTGCAGCTGCAGTACACAAGCCGCCTGACCCTTGACAGCGACTTCTTCGACCAGATGAGCCACGTCGTCGACCTCATCGCGCAGGTCGAGGACGAGCTCCCAACCGACAGCACCATCCACACCGACCCGCTGTTCACCAAGCTCCGCGACCACCGCAAGATCAACCACCTCAACGTGGTGACCTCCAGCCTGCCCCGCCGCCTGTCCGATGCCACGGACTTCTCCCCCTCGTCGATCCAAAAGCGAATCGAGGCCGGATACCAGGACGCGATCGAGCAGGGAATCGGCGATGTGGACGCCCCAGGGCTCCGCTCCGGGGTCACCTCGGCCGCGGCCGAGCGGGTCGGCGGTCCCGCCTGA
- the asnB gene encoding asparagine synthase (glutamine-hydrolyzing), protein MCGIAGQCDFRGDLERERTRVQPMVDTMACRGPDDQGLWTSRHAALGHRRLAIIDVPGGRQPMTVTENGETLATIVYSGEVYNFTELRAELQGRGHTFRTDSDTEVVLHGYLEWGEDVVDRLNGMFAFALWDARREELFLVRDRMGVKPLYYYPTPDGVLFGSEPKAILAHPSAPAALDTDGLRELLAHVKTPGHGIYKGMHEVRPGSLVRVNRDGLTIRRYWQLEALEHTDDRDTTVAHVRELLDDIVARQLISDVPLCSLLSGGLDSSAVTALAAQKLAAAGAGPVRSFSVGFVGYEENFSADPMRDTPDGPYVRELAEHVGANHSDITLSNDDLMDPDARAAVLRARDLPVSIGDMDTSLYLLFKAIRGRSTVALSGESADEVFGGYRWFHDAAAVNADTFPWMAVPGRSPLDESGSLFEPGLLQKLDLPGYRDASYRDALAEVPHVDGVSAQERRMREVCYLHLTRFVQILLDRKDRMSMASGLEVRVPFCDHRLVQYVFNTPWALKTFDGREKSLLRAAARDVLPKSILERVKSPYPSTQDPGYEQMLRDQLAKLLVAEDSPVLPLINRDAARALTEQEVGSRSLESARARIENVLQLDAWLRRYQPTLDIAA, encoded by the coding sequence ATGTGTGGCATTGCAGGACAGTGCGACTTCCGGGGGGACCTCGAGCGCGAGCGGACTCGCGTGCAGCCGATGGTCGACACCATGGCCTGCCGGGGCCCGGACGACCAGGGGCTGTGGACGAGCCGGCACGCCGCGCTCGGTCACCGCCGGCTCGCGATCATCGACGTGCCCGGCGGACGGCAGCCGATGACCGTCACGGAGAACGGCGAGACGCTGGCGACGATCGTCTACAGCGGCGAGGTCTACAACTTCACCGAACTGCGCGCCGAGCTGCAGGGGCGCGGCCACACGTTCCGGACCGACAGTGACACCGAGGTCGTGCTGCACGGCTACCTCGAGTGGGGCGAGGACGTCGTCGATCGCCTCAACGGGATGTTCGCGTTCGCGCTGTGGGATGCCCGGCGCGAGGAGCTGTTCCTGGTCCGGGACCGCATGGGCGTCAAGCCGCTGTACTACTACCCGACCCCCGACGGCGTGCTGTTCGGCTCCGAGCCCAAGGCGATCCTCGCCCATCCGTCGGCGCCGGCCGCACTCGACACCGACGGCCTGCGCGAACTGCTCGCCCACGTGAAGACCCCTGGCCACGGGATCTACAAGGGCATGCACGAGGTCCGCCCGGGCTCGCTGGTCCGGGTGAACCGCGACGGCCTCACCATCCGGCGCTATTGGCAGCTGGAGGCCCTCGAGCACACCGACGACCGGGACACCACTGTGGCTCACGTCCGTGAGCTGCTCGACGACATCGTCGCCCGCCAGCTGATCTCCGATGTGCCGCTGTGCTCGCTGCTCTCGGGGGGCCTGGACTCCAGCGCCGTGACCGCGCTGGCCGCGCAGAAGCTCGCCGCGGCCGGCGCCGGGCCGGTGCGCTCGTTCTCGGTCGGGTTCGTCGGCTACGAGGAGAACTTCAGCGCCGACCCGATGCGTGACACCCCCGACGGCCCGTACGTCCGTGAGCTCGCCGAACACGTCGGCGCGAACCACAGCGACATCACCCTGTCCAACGACGACCTGATGGACCCGGACGCCCGGGCCGCGGTGCTGCGGGCCCGGGACCTGCCGGTGAGCATCGGGGACATGGACACCTCGCTGTATCTGCTGTTCAAGGCGATTCGGGGTCGCTCGACGGTGGCCCTGTCGGGTGAGTCGGCCGACGAGGTCTTCGGCGGGTACCGCTGGTTCCACGACGCGGCGGCGGTCAACGCCGACACCTTCCCGTGGATGGCGGTGCCGGGTCGCAGCCCGCTCGACGAGAGCGGCAGCCTGTTCGAGCCGGGCCTGCTGCAGAAGCTGGACCTGCCCGGCTACCGCGACGCCTCCTACCGCGACGCTCTCGCGGAGGTGCCGCACGTCGACGGTGTCTCGGCGCAGGAGCGCCGGATGCGGGAGGTCTGCTACCTGCACCTCACCCGGTTCGTGCAGATACTGCTCGACCGCAAGGACCGGATGAGCATGGCCAGCGGCCTCGAGGTCCGGGTGCCGTTCTGCGACCACCGCCTGGTCCAGTACGTGTTCAACACCCCGTGGGCGCTCAAGACGTTCGACGGCCGGGAGAAGAGCCTGCTGCGGGCCGCGGCCCGCGATGTGCTGCCGAAGTCGATCCTCGAGCGGGTCAAGAGCCCGTACCCGTCCACTCAGGACCCCGGCTACGAGCAGATGCTGCGCGACCAGCTCGCCAAGCTGCTGGTAGCCGAGGACTCGCCGGTCCTGCCGCTCATCAACCGGGACGCCGCACGGGCGCTGACCGAGCAGGAGGTCGGCTCCCGGAGCCTCGAGTCGGCCCGCGCGAGGATCGAGAACGTGCTCCAGCTCGACGCCTGGCTGCGCCGCTACCAGCCGACACTGGACATCGCCGCCTGA
- a CDS encoding ferredoxin, translating to MRIVADTGRCVGAGQCVLAEPEIFDQDEDEGTVVLRTEQVSGDALEHVRQAVHICPSQALSLSED from the coding sequence GTGCGAATCGTGGCGGACACCGGGCGTTGCGTGGGTGCCGGGCAGTGCGTGCTCGCCGAGCCCGAGATCTTCGACCAGGACGAGGACGAAGGCACGGTCGTGCTGCGCACCGAACAGGTGAGTGGGGACGCCCTGGAACACGTGCGGCAAGCCGTCCACATCTGCCCCAGTCAAGCGCTCTCGCTGAGCGAGGACTGA